A stretch of the Cucurbita pepo subsp. pepo cultivar mu-cu-16 chromosome LG16, ASM280686v2, whole genome shotgun sequence genome encodes the following:
- the LOC111777216 gene encoding nuclear pore complex protein NUP98A-like, which produces MFGSPNPFGQPSTSPFVSQPVFGQTANASNNPFAPKPFGSTSPFGSQTGNTVFGGTSTGVFGAAQSSSPFPSNTTFGGSSSPAFGATPSTFGASSTPAFGSSSSSSFGGSSIFGQKPLFGGFGSTPTQTNPFGNTNQQSQPAFGSNVFGSTSPFGAPSQSAFGATSTPAFGATSTPAFGATSTPAFGAASTPAFGATSTPAFGATSTPAFGATSTPAFGAASTPAFGATSTPAFGSTSTPAFGSTGNAFGSISTPVFGSGGGFGASSTPAFGASSTPAFGASSAPAFGASSAPAFGASSTPSFSFGSTPAFGQSTSAFGSSTFGTNTSPFGAQTSPFGAQSTSAFGTSGFGQAGFGGQRGGSRVAAYTPTTEPDAGSGSSQAAGKLESISAMPVYKDKSHEELRWEDYQSGDKGGPLPAGQSASSGVGFGVSNAQPNPLASSTFNQSSSPNPFSTATSTNPFAPKSSGFGAFGPSTTFSFNSSAFAPSSSSNPFASTTAASTSSFLPSTTSQFGSSSLFSSSNAQPLASQSAFSSTTSPGTNLTFPSSLNFSNTQTSSLFQSTTPSIGQTGSAFGAPFSQSSLFRQPSSGVGGNLFSSSPSLLTSSNPMGFGQTSGSFSMPFQPAQAQAQAPTSFFSNLGQAQPIGSSGFAGTSSMFGQNNFGQSPITQSPAVQPAPATNPFGTLPAMPHMSISRPGAAPSIQYGISSMPVVDKAAPVRISTFLTPRHLSNRRMRLPVRKYNPKNDGSPRVPFFSDDEETPSTPKADALFIPRENPRALVIRPTDQWPSRASLEKALPSKDTSVRENGKIAEDASSSAVNNSKDTNGNVVENGTCKDNIHVNKVNQKPNGVHEDHPASKEDCYRTFGGYRAGEAAIVYEHGADIEALMPKLRHSDYYTEPKIQELAAKERAEPGFCRRVTDFVVGRHGYGSIKFFGETDVRRLDLESIVQFNNREVIVYLDESKKPPCGQGLNKPAEVTILNIKCIDKQSGNQYTEGPKVEKYKELLRKKTEGQGATFISHDSVKGEWKFRVEHFSRYNMEEVEDWE; this is translated from the exons ATGTTTGGTTCTCCCAACC CTTTTGGGCAACCGTCTACCAGCCCTTTTGTATCTCAACCAGTCTTTGGGCAGACTGCCAACGCAAGTAATAATCCTTTTGCACCGAAGCCCTTCGGCAGTACATCCCCATTTGGCTCACAGACAGGAAATACAGTATTTGGTGGTACATCAACCGGTGTGTTTGGGGCAGCCCAATCTTCTTCCCCCTTTCCTTCCAACACAACATTTGGCGGTTCATCGTCACCAGCTTTTGGAGCTACTCCATCCACTTTTGGAGCATCGTCAACTCCTGCTTTTGGTagttcatcatcttcatcatttgGAG GTTCTTCCATTTTTGGGCAGAAGCCCCTATTTGGAGGCTTTGGATCTACTCCCACTCAAACAAATCCATTTGGAAATACAAACCAGCAATCTCAGCCAGCATTTGGAAGCAATGTCTTTGGTTCCACATCACCTTTTGGCGCCCCTAGTCAATCTGCATTTGGAGCTACTAGCACTCCTGCCTTTGGCGCTACAAGCACCCCTGCCTTTGGCGCCACAAGCACCCCAGCTTTCGGCGCCGCGAGCACTCCGGCATTTGGTGCCACAAGCACCCCAGCTTTTGGGGCCACAAGTACTCCAGCCTTCGGTGCAACCAGCACCCCAGCTTTTGGTGCTGCAAGCACCCCAGCCTTTGGCGCTACAAGCACTCCTGCCTTTGGTTCAACAAGCACTCCTGCCTTCGGTAGTACTGGGAATGCATTTGGTTCAATAAGCACCCCTGTTTTTGGATCTGGTGGTGGTTTTGGTGCTTCTAGTACTCCTGCTTTTGGAGCTTCAAGTACTCCTGCTTTTGGGGCTTCAAGTGCTCCTGCTTTTGGGGCTTCAAGTGCTCCTGCTTTTGGAGCTTCTAGCACTCCATCCTTTAGCTTTGGGTCCACTCCAGCGTTTGGCCAGTCTACTTCTGCATTTGGTAGTAGCACTTTTGGTACTAATACATCTCCTTTTGGAGCCCAGACCTCTCCTTTTG GAGCACAGTCTACATCTGCATTTGGGACCAGTGGTTTTGGGCAGGCTGGTTTTGGTGGTCAGCGTGGTGGCAGTAGAGTAGCTGCATATACACCAACAACTGAGCCCGATGCTGGAAGTGGCAGTTCACAAGCAGCTGGAAAGTTGGAGTCTATATCAGCCATGCCTGTTTACAAAGATAAAAGTCACGAAGAGTTGAGATGGGAGGATTATCAATCGGGAGACAAAg GTGGACCTCTTCCAGCTGGTCAGTCTGCTAGTAGTGGTGTTGGCTTTGGTGTTTCTAATGCACAGCCTAACCCTCTAGCTTCTTCAACATTTAATCAATCATCAAGTCCAAATCCTTTTTCTACGGCCACATCAACCAATCCATTTGCCCCTAAATCTTCTGGTTTTGGTGCTTTTGGACCTTCAACGACGTTTTCATTTAATTCTTCAGCATTTGCTCCTTCCTCTTCATCAAACCCCTTTGCATCGACAACAGCAGCATCAACATCCTCTTTCCTACCATCAACAACCTCTCAATTTGGAAGCTCATCTCTATTCAGTTCATCTAACGCTCAACCCCTTGCCTCACAGTCTGCTTTTAGTTCAACTACATCTCCAGGAACAAATCTTACCTTTCCATCCAGCTTAAATTTTAGCAATACTCAAACATCTTCCCTTTTCCAATCCACAACACCTTCAATTGGGCAGACAGGTTCAGCCTTTGGTGCTCCCTTTTCACAATCCAGCTTGTTTCGTCAACCTTCGTCTGGGGTTGGAGGGAATCTTTTCTCAAGCTCGCCATCACTCCTAACTTCAAGCAATCCGATGGGTTTTGGTCAAACATCT GGCTCTTTCTCTATGCCTTTTCAACCGGCACAAGCACAAGCACAGGCACCCACTTCCTTTTTTAGCAACCTGGGTCAGGCTCAACCAA TTGGTTCAAGTGGGTTTGCAGGAACTTCAAGCATGTTTGGCCAGAATAACTTTGGGCAATC GCCTATCACCCAAAGCCCCGCAGTACAACCAGCACCTGCTACAAATCCGTTTGGGACACTCCCTGCAATGCCACATATGTCAATTAGCAGACCAGGAGCAGCACCTTCGATTCAATATGGAATTTCCAGCATGCCG GTTGTTGATAAAGCGGCTCCTGTTAGAATATCAACTTTCTTGACGCCTCGCCACCTATCTAACAGACGGATGAGATTGCCTGTGAGAAAATATAATCCTAAGAATGATGGCAGTCCCAGG GTTCCATTTTTCAGTGATGATGAAGAAACACCAAGTACACCAAAGGCCGATGCTCTTTTTATTCCCAGAGAGAATCCTAGAGCTTTGGTTATTCGTCCCACTGATCAGTGGCCTTCAAGAGCCAGTTTAGAGAAAGCATTGCCATCAAAGGATACTTCAGTGCGTGAAAATG GGAAGATTGCTGAAGATGCTTCCTCCTCGGCTGTCAACAATTCGAAGGATACCAATG GAAATGTTGTTGAGAATGGTACCTGCAAAGACAACATTCATGTTAACAAAGTAAACCAAAAACCTAACGGTGTCCATGAGGACCACCCTGCTTCAAAGGAAGACTGTTATAGGACATTTGGAGGGTACAGAGCTGGTGAGGCTGCCATTGTTTATGAACATGGGGCAGATATTGAGGCATTAATGCCAAAGCTCCGACATTCAGATTATTATACCGAGCcgaaaattcaagaattagCTGCCAAAGAAAGGGCCGAACCTGGGTTTTGCCGCCGTGTGACAGATTTTGTGGTGGGTCGCCACGGTTACGGAAGCATCAAATTCTTTGGTGAAACAGACGTGCGAAGGCTGGATCTAGAGTCCATTGTTCAATTTAACAATCGCGAAGTGATCGTGTACCTAGATGAGAGCAAGAAGCCCCCTTGCGGGCAGGGTCTGAATAAGCCAGCTGAAGTAACAATACTGAACATCAAATGCATCGACAAGCAAAGCGGGAATCAGTATACGGAAGGGCCGAAAGTAGAGAAATACAAGGAGTTGCTAAGGAAGAAGACGGAGGGTCAAGGTGCGACGTTCATATCCCACGACTCAGTGAAAGGGGAATGGAAGTTCAGGGTTGAACATTTCAGCAGGTATAACATGGAGGAAGTTGAAGATTGGGAATGA